A genomic region of Elaeis guineensis isolate ETL-2024a chromosome 9, EG11, whole genome shotgun sequence contains the following coding sequences:
- the LOC105051815 gene encoding kinesin-like protein KIN-7E, chloroplastic, translated as MGEKSSDNIATDAISSLEEARAAYEYERRRCKELEHIISRLKGEDLIGLDSRALEELQNLHVEALAKICQEKLTNLAQ; from the exons ATGGGCGAAAAGTCTTCTGACAACATAGCTACAGATGCCATTAGTAGCTTGGAAGAGGCAAGAGCCGCTTATGAATATGAAAGAAGACGCTGCAAAGAATTGGAACACATTATTTCCAGACTGAAG GGTGAAGACCTAATTGGCTTAGATTCCAGAGCCCTCGAAGAACTGCAGAATCTTCATGTTGAAGCACTAGCGAAAATATGCCAAGAAAAG TTAACAAACCTGGCTCAGTAG
- the LOC105051816 gene encoding LOW QUALITY PROTEIN: aspartic proteinase Asp1 (The sequence of the model RefSeq protein was modified relative to this genomic sequence to represent the inferred CDS: inserted 1 base in 1 codon) codes for MRGKGAALLVALLVVAAVLAAIPSCSAAATNTLPKKPRASASPPSADTSRRAPSSAVFPLSGDVYPNEVFYATMNIGNPPKPYFMHVDTGSDITWLQCDAPCQKCSKVPHPLYKPKRLIPCENALCYAVHASTHQKHECQTPNQCDYEVQYADHGSSAGVLVFDTLALSLVNGSAVRPPIAFGCGYEQQFKKPEEPTDGVLGLGFGKASILSQLSSWGVIQNVVGHCLSSKGGGYLFLGDDLVPPSGVTWSPRIRIGDRNYYSPGPASLVLGSQSLGXKLLVVLDSGSSYTYFGFQPYKDFVFAIKKDLSRQLKETFDDSLLPLCWKGRKPFKSVLDVNKYFKPLVLSFGNGRKARMEIPPEKYLIVTKKGNACLGILNGTEAGLHRDLNLIGDISLQDLVVIYDNEKQQIGWGRANCDRVPKSIISLL; via the exons ATGAGAGGAAAAGGAGCGGCGCTTCTGGTCGCTCTTCTAGTCGTGGCTGCCGTCCTCGCCGCGATCCCGTCCTGCTCCGCCGCCGCTACGAACACCCTGCCGAAGAAGCCGAGGGCGTCGGCTTCGCCGCCGTCTGCCGATACCAGCCGCCGGGCGCCATCCTCCGCCGTCTTCCCCCTCTCCGGCGACGTCTATCCCAATGA GGTATTCTACGCGACGATGAACATCGGGAATCCGCCGAAGCCCTATTTCATGCACGTCGACACCGGCAGCGACATCACCTGGCTCCAATGCGACGCTCCCTGCCAAAAATGTTCCAAA GTGCCTCACCCACTGTACAAACCGAAGAGGCTGATCCCCTGCGAGAACGCGCTCTGCTACGCGGTTCACGCCTCCACCCATCAGAAGCACGAGTGCCAGACCCCGAATCAGTGCGACTACGAAGTACAGTACGCGGACCACGGCTCCTCTGCGGGAGTCCTCGTTTTTGACACCCTCGCCCTCAGCCTCGTCAACGGCTCTGCCGTCCGTCCTCCCATCGCCTTCGG GTGTGGGTATGAGCAGCAGTTCAAGAAGCCGGAGGAGCCGACGGACGGTGTGCTGGGGCTTGGCTTTGGGAAGGCCAGCATCCTGTCCCAGCTGAGTAGCTGGGGGGTTATCCAGAATGTGGTGGGCCACTGCCTCAGTAGCAAAGGGGGAGGCTATCTTTTCCTGGGGGATGACCTAGTTCCTCCCTCTGGGGTAACCTGGTCGCCCAGAATTCGAATTGGAGACAG AAATTATTACTCGCCGGGGCCAGCAAGTCTCGTCTTGGGGTCCCAGTCTTTGG CCAAGCTCCTGGTGGTATTGGACAGCGGAAGCTCCTATACTTACTTCGGATTTCAACCGTACAAAGATTTTGTCTTTGCG ATTAAAAAGGATCTATCTAGACAGCTGAAAGAGACATTTGATGATAGTTTGCTACCACTGTGCTGGAAAGGCCGGAAACCGTTCAAGTCTGTACTTGATGTTAATAAGTACTTCAAGCCATTGGTTCTAAGCTTTGGGAATGGGAGGAAAGCAAGGATGGAAATACCTCCAGAGAAATATCTGATCGTTACA AAAAAAGGCAACGCATGCTTGGGCATTCTGAACGGTACAGAAGCTGGTCTGCATCGTGATCTCAATTTGATTGGAG ATATATCTTTGCAGGACCTCGTAGTCATTTATGACAATGAAAAGCAGCAGATTGGATGGGGCCGTGCAAACTGTGACAGGGTTCCTAAATCTATAATTTCCCTTCTGTGA